A single Raphanus sativus cultivar WK10039 unplaced genomic scaffold, ASM80110v3 Scaffold3440, whole genome shotgun sequence DNA region contains:
- the LOC130506586 gene encoding cysteine-rich repeat secretory protein 9-like, protein MARIITTLSTPLFFFFLFSLLSHQTISQPEHLTTFCNPSDNFTQTSSYEANRDLLLSSLRVSSSLGTYSNATVGRSPNTVHGMFLCRGDTTAASCSDCVQTATIEIATNCTLNKEAVIYYEECMVRYSNVSFFSVLEVRPSIVLYSLRSAPNSNTLNETLADKFNQLILNVSSSSLVPYFLEDQELVTQAEGSYKFESMVQCSPGLDRFNCTVCLRFALLRVSTCCGSPSSALIFTPKCLLRYQTSVLSSPPPLPPSSPPPLSLPPPPPSPALFLPPPGLSQPPPPPLVFTRPQSSGSFSNVIKGNQIFGRIAMTMAVLVFALVNL, encoded by the exons ATGGCAAGAATCATAACTACACTCTCTACAcctctgtttttcttcttcctcttctccctGCTCTCTCACCAAACCATTTCTCAACCCGAACACTTGACTACTTTCTGCAACCCTTCCGACAACTTCACACAAACCAGTTCATACGAAGCAAACCGAGACCTTCTACTCTCCTCTCTCCGCGTCAGTTCCTCCCTCGGAACCTATTCAAACGCCACAGTCGGTCGTAGTCCCAACACAGTCCACGGCATGTTCCTCTGCAGAGGAGACACCACCGCAGCGTCTTGCTCAGACTGCGTCCAGACCGCTACAATCGAGATCGCTACAAACTGTACTCTTAACAAAGAAGCGGTCATATACTACGAAGAGTGCATGGTTCGGTACTCTAATGTTTCCTTCTTCTCTGTTCTTGAGGTCAGACCGAGCATCGTCCTTTACTCTCTTCGCTCTGCTCCAAACTCGAATACGCTCAATGAAACGTTAGCTGATAAATTCAACCAACTGATTCTCAACGTGTCTTCGTCCTCTTTGGTTCCGTATTTTCTGGAAGATCAAGAACTTGTGACTCAAGCAGAGGGTTCTTATAAGTTTGAGTCAATGGTTCAGTGTAGTCCTGGTCTTGACCGGTTCAACTGTACCGTTTGTCTCAGATTTGCGCTCTTAAGAGTTTCAACTTGTTGCGGTTCACCAAGTTCTGCTCTGATCTTTACTCCTAAATGTCTTTTGAGGTATCAAACCTCTGTTTTGTCGTCGCCGCCACCGTTGCCTCCATCCTCTCCACCTCCTCTATCGTTGCCGCCGCCTCCACCGTCACCGGCTCTATTTTTACCGCCTCCTGGTTTATCGCAACCGCCACCACCGCCGCTGGTTTTCACGCGGCCACAGAGCAGCGGGTCGTTTTCTAACGTTATTAAAG GAAACCAAATATTTGGGAGAATTGCTATGACGATGGCAGTTTTGGTGTTTGCACTTGTGAATTTGTGA